A window of the Bdellovibrio sp. ZAP7 genome harbors these coding sequences:
- a CDS encoding lactonase family protein translates to MKNLFPISSMVILSVGLSACEPKVEDSASSGTHLYITSGTCYVGNGLTAETPSRTVSKLNLSTGVVDEIIMDYNTVNSTDRPQAVLSSDDANLLVLVENSTSNARRIDLVKKKGSSQFSTYFNDSTTLTNTATHIVRSMFRTPDGGLLISKSVAAEKISSSKGRVTVGANPFINAPTGGSCGTTNNSLITAAVAVSNSKYIFAHAAATPNNRVVFVNNVNGWSAAADCTTAVAAPATTTYPTAMVYIPSTTTANAGYLLVSYSSSTAAQDYIYAYDVNETTGAITGATKAYENASVLRGISAMTYDSTSGGVFVANGSTTLANGIEHFTFDATSKTLTRVGTVPFAGTSLYTKCITGMTVAN, encoded by the coding sequence ATGAAGAATCTATTTCCTATTTCCTCAATGGTGATCCTGTCTGTTGGTCTAAGTGCCTGCGAACCGAAGGTTGAAGACTCCGCAAGTTCAGGAACTCACTTATATATCACCTCGGGCACCTGTTACGTGGGAAATGGTCTTACAGCAGAAACACCTTCACGCACTGTTAGCAAATTGAATTTATCCACGGGTGTGGTTGATGAAATCATCATGGACTATAACACTGTGAATTCCACGGACAGACCGCAAGCTGTTCTAAGTTCAGATGATGCAAACTTATTAGTCTTGGTAGAAAACTCCACTAGCAATGCTCGTCGTATTGATTTGGTGAAAAAGAAAGGGAGCAGTCAATTCTCCACTTACTTTAACGACAGTACGACTCTGACGAATACAGCGACGCACATAGTTCGGAGTATGTTTCGCACACCAGATGGTGGTTTGCTAATTTCAAAAAGTGTTGCCGCAGAAAAAATCAGTTCCAGCAAAGGACGTGTAACTGTCGGTGCCAATCCATTTATTAATGCACCTACTGGTGGTTCTTGTGGCACGACCAACAATTCCTTAATCACAGCGGCAGTGGCCGTGTCTAATTCAAAATATATCTTTGCCCATGCCGCCGCAACACCGAACAATCGCGTGGTCTTCGTAAATAATGTGAACGGTTGGTCTGCCGCCGCAGATTGCACTACAGCGGTTGCTGCGCCTGCAACGACAACGTACCCAACAGCGATGGTTTATATTCCCTCGACAACAACAGCTAATGCAGGATACTTGCTAGTATCTTATTCCAGCAGTACGGCCGCTCAAGACTATATTTATGCTTATGATGTGAATGAAACAACAGGTGCGATTACTGGCGCAACCAAGGCCTATGAAAATGCCTCTGTTTTGCGTGGAATCTCTGCGATGACTTATGACTCAACTAGTGGCGGAGTTTTTGTGGCCAATGGATCAACAACTTTGGCGAATGGAATTGAACATTTCACTTTCGACGCAACTTCTAAAACACTGACCCGAGTCGGCACAGTTCCGTTTGCAGGTACAAGCCTTTACACGAAATGTATCACCGGAATGACCGTCGCAAACTAA
- a CDS encoding PilZ domain-containing protein, with amino-acid sequence MKTQGKIWLFYEAEKKEQSKPMSVVQAQVFLLSLKKNDHLKYFIWTPGWPDWTCVKDFLKSGQNYFVMTKPPQPASQSEQTEKHYSSSEDSTQVIAAEETEKTNSGTMITMSGLFTKVRDGKPMKKSNPVDYGYYHHDFNGDDLDISKINKVGIPEKVKIYEETDSRNEDSDRRKDTRHDFKIEIILVSKTKSFRTFSRDISISGTQLEKEIPREFLNVPFDLIIVNPYEKDTARGRLLFRAKIVGDMTDPRRLMFIEQDEDMTAKLDTLLRSYLKAQVANKKVAG; translated from the coding sequence ATGAAGACTCAGGGGAAAATTTGGCTTTTCTATGAAGCCGAAAAGAAAGAGCAATCCAAGCCAATGTCTGTGGTTCAGGCACAGGTATTTTTGTTGTCGTTGAAAAAGAACGACCATCTAAAATACTTCATCTGGACACCAGGGTGGCCTGATTGGACTTGCGTAAAGGACTTTCTGAAGTCAGGTCAGAACTATTTCGTCATGACCAAACCTCCGCAACCTGCAAGTCAAAGCGAGCAAACTGAAAAGCACTATTCTTCCAGTGAAGATAGCACTCAGGTTATCGCCGCAGAGGAAACAGAAAAAACTAATTCGGGAACGATGATTACCATGTCAGGACTATTTACCAAGGTCCGCGATGGTAAACCGATGAAGAAGTCCAATCCCGTGGACTATGGTTACTATCACCACGATTTCAACGGGGATGATCTGGATATTTCCAAAATCAATAAAGTAGGTATTCCTGAGAAAGTGAAGATTTACGAAGAAACTGATTCTCGTAATGAAGATTCAGATCGTCGTAAAGACACACGCCATGATTTCAAAATTGAAATCATCCTGGTTTCAAAAACCAAATCCTTCCGTACATTCTCTCGAGACATCTCGATCAGCGGTACGCAGTTGGAAAAAGAAATCCCTCGGGAGTTTCTAAATGTCCCGTTTGATTTGATCATCGTGAATCCTTATGAAAAAGACACAGCTCGTGGTCGTCTGCTTTTCAGAGCGAAAATCGTTGGCGACATGACAGATCCTCGTCGACTTATGTTCATCGAACAAGATGAGGATATGACTGCAAAACTCGACACCCTACTTAGGTCTTATCTTAAAGCACAAGTTGCCAATAAAAAGGTCGCTGGTTAA
- a CDS encoding ABC transporter substrate-binding protein: MKFWLGILIFLFSVGALAKIIVSSDPYPPIIYPKKGMPTGIVTDILPLILGKPASELTYRFSPWKRVLSDAEKGSVDIIGPLLITPERSEFLVFTEPLIRANISLWVRRDNPKVKELIKRNQPIKDFRELGDLTFGQILGYAFGEDFGAFFNKPEVRKVEVVDMGQGVQMLASKRIDVFLAYDPVIEYYIGELKLNKDDFVVLGEANHEVLYVMGISKKSSLVKELPEINRRISDLKLLQGSRK; the protein is encoded by the coding sequence GTGAAGTTCTGGCTGGGAATTTTAATTTTTTTATTTTCCGTCGGAGCTTTGGCAAAGATCATCGTCAGTTCGGATCCCTATCCTCCAATAATTTATCCTAAAAAGGGTATGCCCACGGGTATAGTAACTGATATTTTGCCGCTTATTTTGGGCAAACCCGCTTCCGAGCTGACCTATCGCTTTTCTCCCTGGAAAAGAGTTTTATCGGATGCTGAAAAGGGTTCGGTCGATATCATCGGGCCCTTGCTGATCACTCCTGAAAGATCAGAATTCCTGGTGTTCACCGAGCCACTGATTCGCGCCAACATTTCTTTGTGGGTTCGTCGTGACAATCCCAAAGTAAAGGAACTTATCAAGCGCAATCAACCGATCAAAGACTTCCGAGAGTTGGGCGATCTGACCTTTGGACAAATTCTGGGATATGCCTTCGGCGAAGATTTCGGCGCCTTTTTCAATAAACCCGAGGTGCGCAAGGTTGAAGTGGTAGATATGGGCCAGGGTGTTCAGATGCTGGCATCCAAACGCATTGATGTCTTTTTGGCCTATGACCCGGTGATTGAATACTATATTGGTGAACTAAAGCTCAATAAGGATGATTTTGTCGTCTTGGGTGAAGCGAACCACGAAGTTCTGTATGTGATGGGGATTTCGAAAAAATCTTCTCTGGTTAAGGAGCTTCCTGAAATCAATCGGCGAATTTCCGATCTAAAGCTTTTGCAGGGTTCCAGAAAATAA
- the trxB gene encoding thioredoxin-disulfide reductase → MSEDQKVENVIIIGSGPAGLTSAVYTGRANLEPLMIEGEEAGGQLMITTEVENYPGFEHGVTGPDLIAVMRKQAERFGTRFITRNVTKVDFSQRPFKVWIGEKLHLAKSIIISTGASAKYLGLPSEKTYMNRGVSACATCDGAFFRNQEIIVVGGGDTAMEEAQFLTRFASKVYVVHRRDHFRASKIMADRTMKNPKIQVIWDSEVTEVLGDGKSMTGAKVHNIKTGETQTMNVTGLFIAIGHKPTTDLFKGILDMNETGYLVTQPNSTYTNIPGVFAAGDVQDSVYRQAITAAGTGCMAAIDAERWLEAQAHH, encoded by the coding sequence ATGTCTGAAGATCAAAAAGTAGAAAACGTCATCATTATCGGTTCAGGACCTGCGGGTCTTACTTCTGCAGTTTACACGGGTCGTGCAAACTTGGAACCTTTGATGATCGAAGGTGAAGAAGCTGGTGGTCAGTTGATGATCACTACTGAAGTTGAAAATTACCCAGGCTTTGAGCATGGTGTAACAGGTCCAGACCTGATCGCTGTGATGAGAAAACAAGCAGAGCGTTTCGGCACTCGCTTTATCACTCGCAACGTAACGAAAGTTGATTTCTCTCAACGTCCATTCAAAGTTTGGATTGGCGAGAAACTTCACTTGGCGAAATCTATCATCATTTCTACAGGTGCAAGTGCTAAGTACTTGGGTTTGCCTTCTGAAAAAACTTATATGAACCGTGGGGTGTCTGCTTGTGCGACTTGCGACGGCGCTTTCTTCCGCAATCAAGAAATCATCGTTGTGGGTGGTGGTGATACTGCAATGGAAGAAGCTCAGTTCCTGACTCGCTTTGCTTCGAAAGTTTACGTGGTTCACAGACGTGACCACTTCAGAGCTTCTAAAATCATGGCTGACAGAACGATGAAGAATCCAAAAATCCAAGTGATCTGGGATTCTGAAGTAACTGAAGTCCTGGGTGATGGTAAATCCATGACGGGTGCCAAAGTTCACAATATCAAAACGGGTGAAACGCAAACTATGAACGTGACTGGTTTGTTCATCGCAATTGGACACAAACCGACGACAGATTTGTTCAAAGGTATCTTAGATATGAATGAAACAGGTTATTTGGTAACTCAACCAAACTCGACCTACACAAACATTCCTGGTGTCTTTGCAGCAGGAGACGTGCAAGACTCTGTATATCGCCAAGCGATCACAGCAGCCGGCACAGGTTGCATGGCCGCCATCGATGCAGAGAGATGGCTAGAAGCTCAAGCTCACCACTAA
- a CDS encoding 2Fe-2S iron-sulfur cluster-binding protein: protein MPVISFKKNRSPLTVETGANLMEALLNGGLPVASSCSGDGVCAKCRIQIVSGAENLTAENETEKFLRETKKVAPDSRISCQVQVMDDITVDASYW from the coding sequence ATGCCTGTGATTTCTTTTAAGAAAAATAGATCTCCCCTGACGGTGGAAACGGGAGCGAACCTCATGGAAGCCCTGCTTAATGGCGGGCTCCCCGTGGCTTCCAGCTGCTCTGGAGACGGCGTTTGCGCAAAATGTCGTATTCAGATTGTTTCGGGTGCAGAGAATCTAACGGCCGAGAATGAGACAGAAAAATTCCTAAGAGAAACCAAAAAAGTCGCCCCTGACAGCCGTATCAGCTGCCAGGTTCAGGTCATGGACGACATCACGGTGGATGCGTCTTATTGGTGA
- a CDS encoding tRNA (guanosine(46)-N(7))-methyltransferase TrmB has product MTDASISTKRRINVTTDLPHQTDYTLALNGEYSHIAFDEMRVLANKGKWRSDVFKTDASVPMDLEVGTGNGTHFAHYAQKNPNRLVVGLELKYKPLIQTIRRADKAGCRNAAVARFHAFNLTDIFVPGEIDNVFIHFPDPWTSPKKPKNRFVQKLNLDILFDLQKPGSIIEFKTDSLVYFDWAMDEIRQSKYNILFETRDLHNSPIKAENFETAFEKIFLREGILINFVRLQKPHQ; this is encoded by the coding sequence ATGACAGACGCTTCTATTTCCACTAAACGCAGAATCAATGTAACTACGGACCTTCCTCATCAAACTGACTATACGTTGGCTTTGAACGGGGAGTACTCTCATATCGCATTTGATGAAATGCGCGTTTTGGCGAATAAAGGGAAATGGCGTTCTGACGTTTTTAAAACGGATGCGTCTGTTCCAATGGATTTGGAAGTTGGTACTGGCAACGGAACTCACTTCGCTCACTATGCTCAAAAAAATCCAAACCGCCTGGTTGTGGGTTTGGAGCTAAAATATAAACCCCTGATCCAAACAATTCGCCGCGCAGATAAAGCTGGCTGCAGAAACGCAGCTGTGGCTCGTTTCCACGCATTCAATTTGACGGATATTTTTGTTCCTGGTGAAATTGATAATGTGTTCATTCATTTCCCGGATCCATGGACTTCTCCTAAGAAACCTAAGAATCGTTTCGTGCAAAAATTGAATTTGGATATCTTGTTCGATTTGCAAAAACCAGGATCGATTATTGAATTCAAAACAGATTCATTGGTTTATTTTGATTGGGCGATGGATGAAATCCGTCAGAGCAAATACAATATTTTGTTCGAGACTCGTGACCTTCACAACTCTCCGATCAAGGCTGAAAACTTTGAAACTGCTTTTGAAAAGATCTTTCTACGCGAAGGCATCCTGATCAACTTCGTGCGTTTACAAAAGCCTCACCAATAA
- a CDS encoding OmpA family protein gives MISGVAQQRAQLAIQFLISLALAGATASCSSKSKRDDEYLLRPVKASPQQAPESALSNAGNDLRQSVRYEALSKNIRFDYASAELTPASKNALDHIATEINGSLNSFNVIRLTGVTDATGDDSRNMQLSQRRAENVRRYLISKGVPANKVEAIGVGATNTIIPGTKIKAAADRRVDFEIVR, from the coding sequence ATGATTTCTGGCGTCGCTCAACAAAGAGCCCAATTGGCGATTCAGTTTTTGATCAGTTTAGCCTTAGCCGGAGCGACCGCCTCCTGCTCCTCCAAATCAAAACGCGACGATGAGTATCTTCTACGTCCCGTGAAAGCAAGTCCGCAACAAGCACCCGAATCGGCACTCAGTAATGCTGGCAACGACCTCAGGCAAAGTGTCCGATATGAAGCGCTTTCAAAAAATATTCGTTTTGACTATGCCAGCGCCGAACTCACACCCGCGAGTAAAAATGCCTTAGATCACATCGCTACGGAAATAAACGGCTCCCTTAATTCTTTTAACGTCATTCGCCTGACCGGTGTTACCGATGCGACGGGGGACGACTCTCGTAACATGCAACTGTCGCAACGAAGAGCAGAAAATGTACGAAGATATCTGATCTCCAAGGGAGTTCCAGCAAACAAAGTGGAAGCGATCGGCGTGGGAGCAACTAATACAATCATTCCCGGAACTAAAATCAAAGCTGCCGCTGACCGCCGCGTTGACTTTGAGATTGTGCGATAA
- a CDS encoding response regulator transcription factor yields MKDKRINTKDLVNKIEKITKARIASQDVVDLDQFREAKKKLDPKVILVIEDDETMRSAMKRILESEGYVTKLAADATELSTVLDDHPVDLILLDVGLPWVNGFELAQLLKENKDLKKIPLVFVSGKASEEDMKQAFEIGADDYIKKPFDVDKLKKTVETLLKMNP; encoded by the coding sequence ATGAAAGACAAAAGAATTAATACCAAGGATTTGGTTAACAAGATTGAGAAGATCACGAAGGCTCGTATTGCGAGTCAGGATGTGGTTGATTTGGATCAATTCCGTGAAGCTAAGAAAAAGCTCGATCCAAAAGTTATCTTGGTTATTGAAGATGACGAAACTATGCGTTCGGCAATGAAAAGAATCCTTGAGAGCGAAGGATATGTGACGAAGCTTGCAGCTGATGCCACGGAGCTTTCGACTGTCTTGGATGATCATCCGGTGGATTTGATTCTTTTGGATGTCGGTCTTCCTTGGGTGAATGGCTTTGAACTTGCTCAGTTACTTAAAGAAAACAAAGACCTTAAAAAGATCCCATTGGTTTTCGTTTCCGGAAAAGCTTCTGAAGAAGATATGAAGCAAGCTTTCGAAATCGGCGCAGATGATTACATTAAGAAACCGTTCGACGTTGATAAACTTAAAAAGACTGTGGAAACACTTCTTAAAATGAATCCTTAG
- a CDS encoding O-methyltransferase produces MRESVLSNKEEYLGALFNKENENKKLSRQAAEELGLARISISPAEAQLAHVLVKMHGCRKFVEIGTLTGLSAQYFHEALPEGGELWTLEKDPEHARRSAEVFSKIDQSKKKIHLVVGDAREELVKLESQGPFDGVFIDGNKAAYLDYLLWAEKNLRKGGLVLADNIFLSGAVWGEITTQKFSEKQIRIMREFNERLANPDLYEAAIAPTFEGLFVAIKK; encoded by the coding sequence ATGCGTGAATCAGTGCTTTCAAACAAAGAAGAATATCTGGGTGCTCTTTTTAATAAAGAGAACGAGAATAAAAAACTTTCCCGCCAGGCAGCTGAAGAGCTGGGTCTAGCGAGAATTAGCATTTCCCCGGCGGAAGCACAGTTGGCTCACGTCTTGGTTAAAATGCATGGTTGCCGTAAGTTCGTAGAGATTGGAACATTGACGGGATTGTCGGCGCAGTATTTTCATGAAGCCTTGCCTGAGGGTGGAGAGTTATGGACTTTAGAGAAAGACCCGGAGCATGCACGTCGTTCTGCGGAAGTGTTTTCTAAGATCGATCAGTCGAAAAAGAAAATTCATCTGGTGGTCGGGGATGCACGTGAAGAATTAGTTAAATTGGAATCGCAAGGCCCATTTGACGGTGTATTTATCGATGGTAATAAGGCCGCTTATCTGGACTATCTGTTGTGGGCAGAAAAAAACTTACGCAAAGGCGGTTTGGTTCTGGCCGATAATATATTTTTAAGTGGTGCTGTTTGGGGTGAAATCACGACTCAAAAATTTTCTGAGAAACAGATTCGTATCATGCGTGAGTTCAATGAGCGTTTGGCGAATCCAGATCTTTACGAGGCGGCTATCGCCCCCACATTTGAAGGATTGTTTGTTGCAATAAAAAAGTAG
- a CDS encoding efflux RND transporter permease subunit produces MGLIDLSIRRPVFAWVIMFALIVFGAICGNRMGISQLPDVDFPIVSVSVSYEGAAPEVVEAELVDPIEERLLAIEGIKEMRSSARQGAGTVTLEFDINRNVDVVLQEVQTALSQLRLPQGVDPAVVRKQNPEEDPIMIISVYGDASLKEMLNWTNNYLLDQLRFLPGIGEVSIGGFSERNLRIWLDVTKLEANYLTVNDVVAALASQHLESAAGQFTEKDRELRVRWLGEASNVKEVGDIQILNRGGQRIQDRSIFIRDVARVEDGLSDVRRLARFEGHQAVAMQVRKQRGTNEVQVADAVLKKLAEIKDSFPKGYNYRVNVDYTRSTEATVHLTLEKLWVAALITIVICFLFLGSIPAAINILFSIPTSIVGTFTILYFSGFTLNLFTLLALTLSISIVVDDAIMLLENIIRHYRMGKGSAKAASDGSKEVLPAAIAATLAVVAVFLPVVFMDGIIGKFFFQFGITMSAAVLLSLLEAVTITPMRAAAFLSSEPKVSKLEHYLDVVFENFSHAYQRVLKITLNWKYTVVIVSFIFFAISMFLITKVRQEFVPAQDQNFIVINAQAAPGTSLQTTSDMTKMLEEILRKNPNVQGFVTSIGGGGGSSNVNQAFIPVTLIPRADRKVNHVQVMNELRKEFKSVKGMRISMRDVSARNLSSGRQNPLAINLRGADLKILQDKSVELMERLEKENLAVDLDSDFRSGIPELILTPNRKAMADRGVSIETVGQLLQAGIGGLRQGRYTADGRRYDVRFKINENQIQKPSDFKRLYVRNNFGNLIPMSQLVNIKEEGAIQSISRVNRQRAISVFGNLAPGQSQAAVLARTATIAKEILPPGYSYALEGASAGFAQSFQSLYSALAIGILVAYLILAVQFNSFIHPIAVLVALPFSVSGALMALWSFDVSLNLFSFIGLIVLMGIAKKNSILLVEFTNQVRKHNKESIAAAILEACPVRLRPILMTSVATIAAAAPLIIGTGIGSETRLPMGLAIIGGTIVSTLLTLFVVPALYLMLTPLERTKEVQL; encoded by the coding sequence ATGGGCTTGATTGATCTTTCCATTCGTCGTCCTGTTTTTGCCTGGGTCATCATGTTTGCACTCATCGTTTTTGGTGCCATCTGCGGAAACCGCATGGGGATCAGTCAGCTGCCCGACGTCGACTTTCCTATCGTCAGTGTCTCTGTCTCTTACGAAGGTGCCGCCCCTGAAGTCGTCGAAGCCGAACTGGTAGATCCCATCGAAGAACGCCTGTTAGCAATCGAAGGCATCAAAGAAATGCGCTCCTCTGCTCGCCAGGGAGCTGGAACTGTCACCTTGGAATTTGATATCAATCGCAACGTCGATGTCGTCCTGCAAGAAGTGCAAACAGCCTTAAGCCAATTGCGTTTACCCCAAGGGGTGGACCCTGCGGTCGTCAGAAAACAAAATCCTGAAGAAGATCCAATCATGATCATCTCCGTTTACGGAGATGCATCCTTAAAAGAAATGCTGAATTGGACGAACAATTACCTGCTGGATCAATTGCGTTTCCTACCCGGCATCGGCGAAGTCAGCATCGGGGGATTCAGCGAAAGGAATCTTCGCATCTGGCTGGATGTCACCAAGCTTGAAGCGAACTATTTGACCGTGAATGATGTTGTGGCCGCGCTGGCAAGTCAGCACTTGGAAAGTGCCGCAGGTCAATTCACCGAGAAAGACCGCGAATTGCGTGTCCGCTGGTTGGGTGAAGCCAGCAACGTGAAGGAAGTTGGTGATATTCAAATCCTTAATCGCGGCGGCCAACGTATCCAAGATCGTTCTATCTTTATCCGCGATGTTGCGCGAGTGGAAGATGGTCTTTCTGATGTTCGTCGTCTTGCCCGCTTTGAAGGTCACCAAGCTGTCGCCATGCAAGTTCGCAAACAGCGTGGCACCAACGAAGTTCAGGTTGCCGATGCCGTTCTTAAGAAGCTTGCGGAAATCAAAGACAGCTTTCCTAAAGGTTACAATTACCGTGTGAATGTCGATTACACCCGCTCGACTGAAGCAACAGTGCACTTGACCTTAGAAAAACTTTGGGTTGCGGCCCTCATCACCATTGTCATTTGCTTTTTGTTCCTGGGAAGTATACCGGCTGCGATTAATATCTTGTTCTCAATTCCCACCTCCATTGTAGGAACCTTTACGATTCTCTATTTCTCGGGCTTTACTTTAAATCTTTTTACTCTGCTTGCATTGACGCTTTCAATTTCGATCGTCGTCGACGATGCGATCATGCTATTAGAAAATATTATTCGTCATTACCGCATGGGTAAGGGCTCTGCGAAAGCCGCGTCTGATGGATCTAAAGAAGTATTGCCAGCTGCTATCGCGGCAACTTTGGCGGTCGTAGCCGTGTTCCTTCCTGTTGTATTCATGGATGGAATTATCGGTAAGTTCTTCTTCCAATTCGGTATCACGATGAGTGCCGCAGTATTACTGTCACTTTTGGAGGCCGTCACGATCACTCCAATGCGTGCCGCCGCTTTCCTAAGCAGTGAACCGAAAGTTTCAAAACTTGAACACTATTTGGATGTGGTTTTTGAAAACTTCTCGCACGCCTATCAAAGAGTTTTAAAAATCACGCTGAACTGGAAATACACAGTCGTTATTGTTTCCTTCATTTTCTTTGCCATATCAATGTTCCTGATTACAAAAGTTCGTCAGGAGTTCGTTCCTGCACAAGACCAAAACTTTATCGTCATCAACGCCCAGGCGGCTCCGGGTACGTCCTTACAGACGACCAGCGATATGACGAAAATGCTGGAAGAGATCTTACGCAAAAATCCGAACGTTCAGGGCTTCGTCACTTCGATCGGGGGCGGCGGTGGTTCCAGCAACGTGAATCAGGCCTTTATCCCCGTAACACTTATTCCGCGAGCAGATCGCAAAGTGAATCACGTGCAGGTCATGAATGAACTGCGCAAAGAATTTAAATCTGTTAAAGGCATGCGCATTTCCATGCGTGACGTTTCTGCCCGAAATCTTTCATCGGGTCGTCAGAATCCCTTGGCAATCAACTTAAGAGGCGCCGATCTTAAAATTCTGCAGGATAAATCTGTCGAATTGATGGAACGCCTGGAGAAAGAAAATCTTGCCGTGGATTTGGATTCAGATTTCCGCTCAGGGATTCCAGAACTGATTCTAACCCCAAATCGTAAAGCCATGGCTGATCGCGGAGTTTCCATTGAAACTGTCGGCCAGCTTTTACAAGCCGGCATTGGGGGACTTCGTCAGGGTCGGTATACGGCTGACGGCAGACGCTATGATGTGCGCTTCAAAATCAACGAAAACCAAATCCAGAAACCAAGTGATTTCAAACGACTTTATGTCAGAAACAACTTTGGCAATTTGATTCCGATGTCTCAACTTGTGAACATCAAAGAAGAAGGCGCCATTCAAAGCATCAGCCGCGTGAATCGCCAAAGAGCAATCTCGGTATTCGGCAATCTAGCTCCCGGCCAATCTCAGGCGGCGGTCCTGGCCCGCACCGCCACCATCGCTAAGGAAATCCTTCCTCCAGGATATTCCTATGCCCTCGAAGGAGCCTCTGCTGGATTTGCACAATCCTTCCAAAGTCTTTACTCGGCCTTAGCGATCGGCATCTTGGTGGCCTATCTGATTCTGGCGGTACAGTTTAACTCGTTCATCCACCCTATCGCCGTGCTGGTAGCTTTACCATTCAGTGTGAGCGGAGCTTTGATGGCGTTATGGTCCTTTGATGTGTCGTTGAATCTGTTCAGCTTTATCGGATTGATTGTCCTAATGGGTATTGCGAAAAAGAACTCCATCTTACTTGTGGAATTCACGAATCAAGTTCGAAAGCACAACAAAGAAAGCATCGCCGCAGCGATCCTGGAAGCCTGTCCCGTGCGCTTAAGACCGATTCTGATGACGTCTGTTGCCACGATTGCGGCGGCGGCTCCGTTGATCATTGGAACAGGTATCGGCTCAGAGACTCGCCTGCCAATGGGTCTTGCGATTATCGGCGGAACGATTGTTTCGACTTTGCTGACGTTATTCGTTGTCCCAGCACTGTACTTGATGCTCACACCTCTAGAGCGCACTAAAGAAGTACAGCTTTAA
- a CDS encoding HAD family hydrolase: MNPLLVFDLDGTLIDSAPDIIVAVNRTLKNHGKQTLSDKEVIAHIGEGLKKLLADLFINDNLSPAQIINLEAEFLKIYEEEMLNKTQIYPEVENFLGSYAGPIAIITNKNEIPAKLIIQHLGLHRFPWVNVFGADTLAERKPSPLPLNTMMKLAGHQPHNTVMIGDGIPDMVSAQRAGVKSLAIEFGYTAPDILMKYEPKAFLKNYSDLSYILKQII, encoded by the coding sequence ATGAACCCTCTTTTAGTTTTTGATCTTGATGGCACATTGATTGACTCCGCTCCCGACATCATCGTCGCGGTTAACCGCACTTTAAAAAATCATGGTAAACAGACGCTAAGTGATAAAGAAGTGATTGCGCATATCGGGGAAGGCCTTAAAAAACTTCTCGCTGATCTTTTCATTAATGATAATTTGTCTCCGGCACAGATCATCAACCTCGAAGCCGAATTTTTAAAAATCTATGAAGAAGAAATGCTGAATAAAACACAGATCTATCCCGAAGTAGAAAACTTTCTGGGCAGCTATGCGGGCCCGATCGCAATTATCACCAACAAAAACGAAATCCCGGCAAAGCTGATCATCCAGCATCTTGGTTTACATCGTTTTCCGTGGGTGAATGTCTTTGGTGCAGATACTTTGGCAGAGCGAAAACCCAGTCCTTTGCCGCTAAATACAATGATGAAACTTGCAGGCCATCAACCGCACAACACTGTGATGATCGGCGACGGCATACCAGATATGGTTTCCGCTCAGCGCGCCGGAGTAAAATCTCTAGCCATCGAGTTTGGCTACACCGCTCCCGACATACTTATGAAGTACGAACCGAAAGCATTTCTAAAAAATTATTCGGATTTATCCTACATTTTGAAACAAATAATCTGA